A region of Candidatus Desulfarcum epimagneticum DNA encodes the following proteins:
- a CDS encoding 3-deoxy-manno-octulosonate cytidylyltransferase — translation MEKIIGIVPARMGSSRFPGKPLYHICGRPMVEHVFRRAQFFERWDGLFLATCDEEIKEFGEAKGFPVIMTSDSHTRCLDRVAEAVEKSGSDAGPNDIVVCVQGDEPMLRPDMIEKVIQPLMDDASVDCAVLAMQIVDDEQFRDPNTVKIIKDMNGDVLYTSRSPVPHCEKLTSNLDARRIYGILGFRWHFLRFFNSMPESPLELAESCDSNRICDNGLKQRIAPYPYIESFSVDTPEDMEKVEEHMKNDPFLEKY, via the coding sequence TTGGAAAAGATAATAGGCATTGTTCCCGCTCGAATGGGCTCAAGCCGTTTCCCCGGAAAACCCCTGTATCATATCTGCGGCAGGCCAATGGTGGAGCATGTTTTCAGACGCGCTCAATTTTTTGAGCGTTGGGATGGTCTTTTTCTGGCTACTTGTGATGAGGAAATCAAGGAATTTGGTGAAGCCAAAGGTTTCCCTGTCATTATGACATCCGATTCACACACCCGGTGTCTGGACCGGGTGGCTGAGGCGGTTGAAAAGTCAGGCTCAGATGCAGGGCCCAACGATATAGTGGTTTGCGTGCAGGGAGATGAGCCCATGCTTCGTCCTGATATGATAGAAAAGGTGATACAGCCTCTTATGGATGACGCATCGGTTGACTGCGCTGTGCTGGCCATGCAGATTGTTGATGATGAACAATTTCGCGATCCCAATACAGTCAAAATCATTAAAGACATGAATGGTGATGTGCTTTACACAAGCCGAAGCCCTGTTCCACATTGTGAAAAATTAACTTCAAATCTGGATGCCCGGCGAATATATGGAATACTCGGGTTTCGCTGGCATTTTTTGCGGTTTTTTAACAGCATGCCGGAATCCCCTCTGGAACTTGCCGAGTCTTGTGACAGCAATCGCATTTGTGATAATGGACTCAAACAGCGAATCGCCCCTTATCCTTATATAGAATCGTTTTCGGTTGACACACCGGAGGATATGGAAAAAGTCGAGGAACATATGAAGAATGATCCGTTTTTAGAAAAATACTAA
- the fabG gene encoding 3-oxoacyl-(acyl-carrier-protein) reductase FabG: MSHLNLSKKLAVVTGATRGIGYAIASRLLEEGAHVIGTGTRPEGSIPTGCEFRCVDFSDLDHASIFAKELSEIEPDILINNAGINKIDSFEKINPEDFDFIQRINVRAPFLLCRSVLPGMKRKKWGRIVTISSIFGHISKEFRASYSASKFAVDGMTAALSAEVAGDGILANCVAPGFINTELTRSILGKEGIADLVSRIPAGRLGKAEEVAALVAWLVGPENTYISGQNIIIDGGFSRV; the protein is encoded by the coding sequence ATGTCTCATTTGAATCTGTCGAAAAAACTTGCGGTTGTGACCGGCGCGACAAGAGGGATAGGATACGCCATCGCCAGCCGGCTGTTGGAAGAGGGGGCCCATGTAATCGGCACTGGGACACGGCCAGAGGGTTCAATCCCGACTGGTTGTGAGTTTCGCTGTGTTGATTTTTCTGATTTGGATCATGCCTCCATCTTTGCCAAAGAGTTATCCGAAATTGAGCCGGATATTCTGATAAATAACGCCGGCATTAATAAAATAGATTCCTTTGAAAAAATCAACCCGGAGGATTTTGATTTCATTCAACGGATCAATGTGAGGGCCCCTTTTTTGCTGTGCCGTTCGGTATTGCCTGGAATGAAACGGAAAAAGTGGGGCAGGATCGTTACAATAAGTTCGATTTTTGGTCATATCAGCAAAGAGTTCAGGGCGTCATACTCTGCGAGTAAGTTCGCCGTTGATGGCATGACGGCGGCCTTGTCCGCAGAAGTCGCAGGTGATGGAATCCTTGCTAACTGCGTTGCGCCCGGCTTTATTAACACAGAGTTGACCCGGTCTATTTTGGGAAAGGAAGGCATTGCTGATCTTGTTTCGAGAATTCCTGCGGGACGTCTCGGGAAAGCCGAAGAAGTAGCCGCTTTGGTTGCGTGGCTGGTCGGACCTGAAAACACTTACATCAGCGGGCAAAATATTATTATTGACGGGGGTTTCTCTCGTGTATAG
- a CDS encoding 3-dehydroquinate synthase — MYRELSIQCHKGFYKATFRKGAFDSLNEKTLEKKRFIIDKKVADIYSRKLRDILDAPSTLRIEATENNKTLKEFTEYVEHLVSHGIRREDTLVAIGGGIIQDITCFLASTLLRGIKWSFYPTTLLAQADSCIGSKSSVNVGKVKNILGTFNPPELITIDTDFLSTLEERDIQSGIGEMLKVHAIEGPDSFDRISKDYERLSTGSEIMTDYIFRSLEIKKRIIEEDEFDKGARNVMNYGHSFGHAIESATSFGIPHGVAVTIGMDMANYTAVALGLTHSDHYNRMHTALASNFSDFINTEIDTAAFLNAISKDKKNIDTRLRLALPDSQGRISVGLFENNQKFVEICANYLEKDRYK; from the coding sequence GTGTATAGGGAATTGAGCATTCAGTGCCATAAAGGGTTCTATAAAGCGACTTTTCGAAAAGGGGCCTTTGACTCTTTAAATGAAAAGACGCTCGAAAAAAAACGTTTCATCATTGATAAAAAAGTGGCGGATATTTATTCTCGAAAGTTGAGAGATATTCTGGATGCCCCCTCAACTTTGCGGATTGAGGCCACGGAAAACAACAAAACTTTAAAAGAATTCACCGAATATGTTGAACATTTAGTGTCGCATGGCATAAGGAGGGAAGATACTCTTGTCGCCATAGGCGGTGGAATTATTCAGGATATCACCTGTTTTTTAGCTTCCACATTGCTTCGCGGGATTAAGTGGAGTTTTTATCCCACAACCCTTCTAGCCCAGGCCGACTCCTGTATCGGATCAAAAAGTTCTGTTAATGTTGGAAAAGTCAAAAATATTCTTGGCACTTTTAATCCTCCGGAACTGATAACGATTGACACGGATTTTCTATCCACCTTGGAAGAACGGGATATTCAATCCGGAATCGGTGAGATGCTGAAAGTCCACGCGATTGAAGGCCCTGACTCTTTCGACCGGATTTCAAAAGATTATGAGAGACTCTCAACAGGGTCTGAAATTATGACGGATTATATCTTTCGCTCTCTGGAAATAAAAAAAAGAATCATTGAGGAAGACGAATTTGATAAAGGAGCGCGCAATGTGATGAACTATGGACATAGTTTTGGGCATGCCATAGAGTCGGCGACCTCTTTTGGAATTCCACACGGCGTGGCGGTGACTATCGGAATGGATATGGCGAATTACACCGCCGTTGCTTTGGGTTTAACCCATTCTGATCATTATAATCGTATGCATACCGCATTGGCTTCCAATTTTTCCGATTTCATCAATACGGAAATAGACACCGCGGCTTTCCTGAACGCCATATCCAAAGACAAGAAAAATATTGACACGCGACTTCGTCTGGCTCTTCCTGACTCTCAAGGGCGAATATCGGTGGGTTTGTTTGAGAATAATCAAAAATTTGTTGAAATTTGTGCGAACTATTTGGAAAAGGACCGTTATAAATGA
- the hisC gene encoding Histidinol-phosphate aminotransferase → MSANCFQAPAPRREVADQNLVRPDWTIDNNRDPNLLWLDKNENSDPELLKTTRRILSEIPEKSLWSYPESAPLYRKLALHLDVEPSNLLLSYGSDGAIRSAFEAYISPGDKVIFPKPTFAMYAVYSRMYAADARPLEYRPSERGPELPVTAILNAVKQIRPKMLCLPNPGSPTGTVFSQKELKDIIEEAGKSGTLTLIDEAYYPFHQETVLPWIKKYPHLMVTRSTGKAWGLAGFRLGYAAANRDVATILHKVRSMYEISAVAVSMMEQFLDCHEEMLASVERLEAGKKEFLQAMRNLGFQVLEGHGNFFHVAFGDYAEKIHHALSDLVYYRRDFRDVCLKGFSRFSSTTPEKFKPVIDRIRKAVGG, encoded by the coding sequence ATGAGCGCAAATTGTTTTCAGGCTCCTGCGCCCCGGCGCGAGGTCGCGGATCAAAATTTGGTTCGGCCTGATTGGACTATAGACAACAATCGGGATCCAAATCTTCTTTGGCTTGATAAAAACGAAAACAGCGATCCTGAGCTGTTGAAGACGACGCGACGGATTCTTTCTGAAATACCGGAAAAATCCTTGTGGAGTTATCCTGAAAGCGCTCCCCTTTATCGAAAGCTGGCGCTTCACCTCGACGTTGAGCCCTCCAATCTTTTGTTGTCTTACGGGTCTGACGGCGCTATTCGGTCTGCTTTTGAGGCATATATTTCTCCTGGCGATAAGGTCATTTTCCCTAAACCGACTTTTGCTATGTATGCGGTGTATTCCCGGATGTATGCCGCTGATGCCAGACCGTTGGAATATCGTCCGTCAGAAAGGGGTCCTGAGCTTCCAGTCACAGCAATACTTAACGCTGTAAAACAAATACGTCCGAAAATGTTATGTCTGCCCAATCCCGGAAGTCCGACGGGCACTGTTTTTTCACAAAAAGAGCTGAAAGATATTATTGAGGAGGCAGGCAAATCCGGAACCCTGACCCTTATTGATGAAGCTTACTATCCTTTCCATCAGGAGACGGTTTTGCCATGGATAAAAAAATATCCGCATTTGATGGTGACTCGAAGCACAGGCAAAGCATGGGGGCTTGCCGGATTCCGTTTGGGATATGCCGCGGCCAACCGGGATGTGGCGACAATTTTGCATAAAGTCCGATCCATGTATGAAATCAGCGCGGTCGCGGTTTCTATGATGGAACAGTTTCTGGACTGCCATGAGGAGATGCTTGCGTCTGTCGAAAGGTTGGAAGCGGGAAAAAAAGAATTTCTTCAGGCCATGCGGAATCTCGGATTTCAGGTTCTTGAGGGACATGGAAATTTTTTCCACGTTGCTTTTGGGGATTATGCTGAAAAGATTCATCACGCGCTTTCCGATTTGGTCTATTATCGGAGAGACTTCCGGGATGTCTGCCTTAAGGGATTTAGCCGTTTTTCTTCAACAACCCCTGAAAAATTTAAACCGGTAATAGATCGCATCCGAAAAGCGGTGGGAGGGTGA
- a CDS encoding Dehydrogenase has protein sequence MSKNVYNVAIIGCGRIAGHHCRSVSSVKSMNIVAVCDLEKEKAKEWSREFKAPWFTNYHEMLASVSEIDIVAVITPSGMHWEHGMDILGRYRKHVIIEKPTFLKPGQLEEAFDTAERFGLEIFPVFQNRYNSAVQRVREAIECHELGEIRIMSVRVRWSRSDRYYNLAPWRGTFSHDGGALTNQGIHHVDLLRYLGGEVSSVNATMRTLGANIEVEDTVVATFKYKSGAVGSLEVTTAARPDDFEASLSIVGSKGLAQIGGIAVNELQIFTPDPQACKKESEDFSSCVYGNGHMAMYRDIEAFFNENRPYPVNRNDCLNTIKLLHSFYQSDECGDWVKPSSTGESTRLGRADDEMSKLYRTPAYEGST, from the coding sequence ATGTCAAAAAATGTTTATAATGTGGCCATTATCGGATGTGGACGGATTGCCGGCCATCACTGCCGGTCCGTATCCTCGGTTAAATCAATGAACATAGTCGCGGTATGCGACCTGGAAAAAGAAAAGGCCAAAGAGTGGAGTCGGGAGTTTAAAGCGCCGTGGTTTACCAATTATCATGAGATGCTTGCGTCAGTGTCGGAGATAGATATAGTCGCGGTAATCACGCCATCCGGCATGCACTGGGAGCACGGAATGGACATATTGGGCCGTTACCGGAAACATGTGATCATAGAAAAACCCACCTTTTTAAAACCGGGTCAGCTGGAGGAGGCTTTTGACACGGCAGAGCGGTTCGGGCTGGAAATTTTTCCGGTTTTTCAGAATCGATATAACTCGGCGGTGCAACGAGTCCGGGAGGCTATAGAATGCCATGAGTTGGGCGAGATCAGGATCATGAGCGTCAGGGTTCGCTGGAGCCGGTCCGACAGGTATTACAATCTCGCTCCATGGAGGGGAACTTTTTCACATGATGGCGGCGCCCTGACCAACCAGGGAATACATCATGTCGACCTGTTGCGCTATCTCGGCGGCGAAGTCTCTTCGGTTAATGCGACTATGCGCACTTTGGGCGCGAATATCGAGGTGGAAGACACAGTGGTGGCCACATTCAAGTATAAATCGGGCGCGGTTGGCAGTTTGGAAGTGACAACCGCCGCCCGGCCTGATGATTTTGAAGCTTCGCTCTCAATTGTCGGATCAAAAGGGCTGGCCCAAATAGGAGGCATAGCGGTGAATGAGCTTCAGATATTTACGCCGGACCCGCAAGCCTGCAAAAAAGAAAGCGAAGATTTTTCGAGTTGTGTCTACGGCAATGGCCATATGGCCATGTATAGAGACATAGAGGCGTTTTTTAATGAAAACAGGCCATATCCTGTGAATCGTAACGATTGTCTTAATACCATCAAGCTGCTTCACAGCTTTTATCAATCCGATGAATGTGGAGACTGGGTTAAACCATCAAGCACGGGAGAATCCACCCGTCTTGGCAGAGCTGATGATGAAATGTCAAAATTATACAGAACCCCCGCCTATGAAGGATCAACTTGA
- a CDS encoding Methyltransferase FkbM domain protein — translation MSVKRAAFRIGVKAVQSIASLLGESRKNLIMSELVEELTPIVHSATPFGEIKFFCPGRIPHWRAETLLTKEPETIEWIDGFEPNSVFWDVGANVGVYSLYAAQRHRLQVMAFEPSAANYYILSKNIEINEMDSLISGFCIAFSDTSELGFLNMSNTTPGGALSCFGKAQETYHICGKTFDVPFKQAMTGFTIDEFIDKFSPPFPNYLKIDVDSIEDKIIAGAANTIKDHQLKSVLIELDTKEEEYCERVITSLEEAGLKLTLDRHDRTYDYGDFASIYNHIFVRE, via the coding sequence ATGTCTGTAAAACGCGCCGCGTTTCGTATCGGGGTGAAAGCTGTTCAGTCCATTGCAAGTCTTTTGGGTGAATCAAGAAAAAACCTCATCATGTCGGAGCTTGTGGAGGAACTCACGCCAATTGTGCATTCAGCCACGCCTTTTGGAGAGATTAAATTCTTCTGCCCGGGAAGAATACCCCATTGGCGGGCGGAAACCCTTTTAACCAAGGAACCTGAAACCATTGAGTGGATCGATGGTTTTGAGCCGAATTCAGTGTTTTGGGATGTCGGAGCCAATGTGGGGGTTTACTCCCTGTACGCGGCGCAAAGACATAGGCTCCAGGTGATGGCGTTTGAGCCATCAGCCGCGAATTATTATATTCTATCTAAAAATATTGAAATAAACGAGATGGACTCCTTGATATCGGGGTTTTGCATCGCATTCAGCGACACGTCGGAATTAGGCTTTTTGAACATGTCGAACACAACCCCGGGGGGAGCCCTCTCCTGTTTTGGGAAAGCCCAGGAAACGTATCATATTTGTGGGAAAACGTTTGATGTCCCTTTTAAGCAGGCTATGACGGGATTTACCATTGATGAGTTTATTGATAAATTTTCGCCCCCGTTTCCCAATTATTTAAAGATTGATGTTGACAGCATTGAAGATAAAATCATTGCCGGGGCGGCGAACACAATAAAGGATCATCAACTAAAATCAGTTTTAATAGAGCTGGACACCAAAGAGGAAGAGTATTGTGAAAGGGTGATTACATCTCTGGAGGAAGCGGGCTTGAAGTTGACTTTGGACAGACACGACAGAACATATGATTATGGAGATTTTGCTTCTATATATAACCATATATTTGTGCGTGAATAA
- a CDS encoding conserved hypothetical protein (Evidence 4 : Unknown function but conserved in other organisms), which translates to MDKKYLKCWNDEQVVNFFISNRKYIEDVYPSEKYFLDEYLQPGMRALDYGCAAGGFCNILKNGYHLPYSNYWGVDQSFQMIETARQLYPRANFETDLNEIFKKKMKFDLVFSFGVLHMTFNWEKILHNLYHLASKYLIFDLRIITGETTIENIDQSFQTLSFNKATSGEEIECLNVPYIILNNQDVENRLSKIYKKRDRLLRYSYTRPVSETVTSPYSEVEMTSFCIIKRTERQL; encoded by the coding sequence ATGGACAAAAAATATTTAAAATGCTGGAATGATGAGCAGGTCGTTAATTTTTTTATTTCAAACAGAAAATATATTGAAGATGTATATCCGTCAGAGAAATATTTTTTGGATGAATATTTACAACCTGGAATGAGAGCGCTCGATTATGGATGCGCTGCGGGCGGCTTTTGCAATATCCTGAAAAACGGCTATCATTTGCCTTATTCGAATTATTGGGGAGTCGATCAATCTTTTCAAATGATTGAAACAGCAAGACAATTATATCCTCGGGCAAATTTTGAAACAGACCTGAATGAAATATTTAAAAAAAAAATGAAGTTTGACCTGGTTTTCAGCTTCGGGGTTCTTCATATGACCTTTAACTGGGAAAAAATTCTTCACAATCTCTATCATCTTGCTTCAAAATATTTGATTTTTGATCTCCGGATAATAACCGGCGAAACAACAATAGAGAATATCGACCAGTCATTTCAAACTTTGTCTTTTAATAAGGCGACCTCTGGAGAAGAAATAGAATGTTTAAACGTCCCCTACATTATTCTCAATAATCAGGATGTAGAAAACCGTTTAAGCAAAATATATAAAAAACGCGATAGGTTATTGCGATACAGTTACACGCGTCCGGTGTCAGAAACGGTCACATCGCCTTATTCCGAAGTTGAAATGACTTCTTTTTGCATAATAAAAAGAACAGAGCGTCAACTCTAA
- a CDS encoding Phosphoglycerate dehydrogenase has product MKNNTPVAVASRSFSKHPVLREELLKKYENVTFNEKGESLHGKELIEFLRGHTKAITALESLDETLFSSLPELRVIGKYGVGMDMIDLEAMERHGVSLGWTGGVNKRSVSELVISSAIALLHRAPVASAEVKAGKWRQIKGNLFTEKTLGIVGCGHIGKDVARLSRAFHCKILAHDILDFPEFYSEYGVEAVGLEELLKRSDIVTLHLPLDPTTKNILNADRLELLKPSAIVMNLARGGLLDEIKITGMLKEKRLGGAAFDVFAQEPPDDNELINLPNVIVTPHIGGSSEEAILAMGRSAIAGLDSAILPSEHFGINFKK; this is encoded by the coding sequence ATGAAAAATAACACGCCGGTGGCAGTCGCTTCGAGATCATTCTCCAAACACCCTGTTCTTCGCGAGGAGCTTCTTAAAAAATATGAGAACGTCACTTTTAATGAAAAGGGGGAATCCCTGCATGGCAAGGAGCTAATAGAATTTTTACGCGGGCACACCAAAGCGATCACCGCTCTTGAGAGTTTGGATGAAACGCTGTTTTCAAGTTTGCCGGAGTTAAGAGTCATAGGCAAATACGGCGTGGGCATGGACATGATAGACCTTGAGGCAATGGAGCGTCATGGGGTATCGCTGGGATGGACGGGAGGAGTAAATAAGCGCTCGGTTTCCGAACTTGTCATTTCGTCCGCCATCGCATTGCTGCATCGGGCTCCTGTTGCGTCCGCAGAAGTAAAAGCGGGAAAATGGCGACAGATAAAGGGAAATTTATTTACCGAAAAAACGTTGGGGATAGTCGGATGCGGCCATATAGGAAAAGATGTGGCCCGCTTGTCCCGCGCTTTCCATTGCAAGATTCTTGCCCATGATATTCTGGATTTTCCGGAATTTTATTCGGAATACGGCGTGGAGGCTGTTGGCCTGGAGGAGCTGCTGAAACGATCTGACATCGTGACCTTGCATCTGCCTTTGGACCCTACGACAAAAAATATTCTCAACGCCGATCGTTTAGAACTTTTAAAGCCAAGCGCAATCGTTATGAACCTGGCTCGAGGGGGACTTCTGGACGAAATAAAAATAACAGGAATGCTTAAAGAAAAAAGGCTTGGCGGCGCCGCTTTTGATGTTTTTGCACAAGAGCCGCCGGATGACAACGAACTTATAAATCTGCCGAACGTCATTGTCACACCTCATATAGGAGGAAGTTCCGAGGAGGCTATTCTTGCCATGGGGCGGTCTGCGATAGCGGGATTGGATTCGGCGATTCTTCCATCTGAACATTTCGGCATCAATTTTAAAAAGTGA
- the gfo gene encoding Glucose--fructose oxidoreductase yields MTEKLRVGIAGYGVVGKRRRFYIDSHPFLDTVATCDKIFTGKGVLDDGTLFFPNYQELLSQELDVLFVCLSNDVAAEVTMAGLEKGMHVFCEKPPGRDLSDIARVIDCERRCPHLKLKYGFNHRYHESIQDALSIVKSGELGDVINLRGVYGKSKFIAFGQDSDWRTDRAIAGGGILLDQGIHMVDLMRLFAGDFPAVYSFVSNDFWNHDVEDNAYALMRTHDGKVAMLHSSATQWRHRFQLDIMLTQGAIILSGILSGSKSYGAETMTVIWAGQNEHGDPKEQMTRYVEDPSWENEIDEFTAAIIHDKKIVNGSSSEALETMKLVYRIYCADDEWRKKWDLTDKLPDMDLFKG; encoded by the coding sequence ATGACGGAAAAGCTTCGCGTTGGAATAGCCGGTTATGGAGTGGTCGGAAAACGGAGACGATTTTATATTGATTCGCATCCTTTCTTGGATACTGTGGCGACATGTGACAAAATATTTACGGGAAAGGGCGTTTTGGATGATGGAACGCTTTTTTTCCCAAACTATCAGGAACTGCTCTCACAGGAACTGGATGTATTGTTTGTATGCCTTTCTAATGATGTCGCGGCGGAAGTCACCATGGCGGGGCTTGAAAAGGGGATGCATGTTTTTTGTGAAAAACCGCCGGGCCGCGATCTTTCAGACATTGCCCGCGTAATTGACTGCGAAAGGAGATGTCCGCATTTAAAATTAAAATATGGGTTTAATCATCGCTATCATGAATCCATACAAGATGCGCTGTCCATTGTTAAATCAGGAGAGCTGGGGGATGTGATTAATTTGAGGGGCGTGTACGGCAAGTCTAAATTTATCGCCTTTGGGCAGGACTCAGACTGGAGAACAGACAGGGCAATCGCAGGCGGAGGCATATTGCTTGATCAGGGGATTCATATGGTTGACTTAATGAGACTTTTCGCCGGAGACTTCCCCGCTGTTTACAGTTTTGTGTCCAATGATTTCTGGAACCACGATGTTGAAGACAATGCCTACGCTTTGATGAGGACTCATGATGGGAAAGTGGCGATGCTGCATTCATCAGCCACTCAATGGAGACATCGATTTCAACTTGACATCATGCTGACTCAAGGAGCTATCATATTGAGCGGAATTCTTTCAGGCTCAAAAAGTTACGGGGCTGAAACCATGACGGTTATATGGGCGGGTCAAAATGAGCATGGCGATCCCAAAGAGCAGATGACCAGATACGTTGAAGATCCATCCTGGGAGAACGAGATTGACGAATTCACCGCGGCTATTATTCATGATAAAAAAATTGTAAATGGCTCATCTTCGGAAGCTTTGGAGACAATGAAGCTGGTTTATCGGATTTATTGCGCGGATGATGAATGGCGGAAAAAATGGGATTTGACCGATAAACTTCCAGATATGGACCTGTTTAAAGGATAA
- a CDS encoding conserved hypothetical protein (Evidence 4 : Unknown function but conserved in other organisms), translating into MSALPSIIVVKSLFFLKRFLKINQRRTGNYLDFFVFCPSTKSLLKTCGIKSLGSAPLTRERQEEILRDYIDAVGKLGEWNGHIPHWWMTDIASKNAYCSPLLLPLREFTRGIDAILRMKNTDGFLFLLNPSWPTVMGLRHVACLHGLNFKILSWPWSKIFRKLLGKAKAWVGILKSIVVIFLDIGRTIKSFGGKVPSSKDNKTVYLIKSFVYRDSFRNDGSYQDPFFGNLSEYISEHLGPKNNVATIGSGIGDKKRLYGKMKHLRKQVAFPFESMLRYSDVIKHVCLLSFFLIAKPFKVKGPVVFLGYDIATLLRESLSSGGWRVPFDQYIYYAAGKRLAALYSMTVCAMTCEGNPWERAFISGIRSVNPEARIIGYQHSVIPQAAANMFQSSRELKRNPLPDAILTTGKTPADILRKHSAFPGKRIYISSALRYSYLDAIEPGEKKRAVNGNERILVALCGVMDTLPLARYAIKQALANPALKILARAHPALPFDRLKPFIEKNGAVPENMEISFSSTLKEDILECDAILYWGSSVALEGIRLGKPAIHFNQDDFLSYDPLFELKEFKWTIKDNEDITDVMNQIHMIPDKEFQNLRSRARRYVMSYHNPVTQDSLRHFMMY; encoded by the coding sequence ATGAGCGCTTTGCCTTCAATCATTGTGGTTAAGAGCCTGTTTTTTTTAAAACGATTTTTAAAGATCAATCAACGCAGGACAGGAAATTATCTTGATTTTTTTGTTTTTTGTCCTTCCACAAAATCCCTGCTTAAAACCTGCGGAATAAAATCGCTTGGCAGCGCTCCTTTAACACGGGAACGCCAGGAAGAGATATTGCGCGATTATATTGACGCTGTGGGAAAACTGGGAGAGTGGAATGGTCATATTCCCCATTGGTGGATGACGGACATAGCCTCAAAAAATGCTTATTGCAGTCCCCTGTTGCTTCCGTTGCGTGAATTTACGCGCGGAATTGATGCCATTTTGAGAATGAAAAACACAGATGGCTTTCTATTTCTTCTTAATCCGTCATGGCCGACTGTGATGGGTCTGAGGCATGTGGCTTGCCTTCACGGGCTAAACTTTAAAATCCTTTCATGGCCATGGTCAAAAATTTTCCGGAAACTGCTTGGAAAAGCGAAGGCATGGGTTGGGATTCTTAAATCCATCGTGGTTATTTTTCTTGATATTGGCAGGACAATCAAAAGTTTTGGCGGAAAAGTTCCTTCATCTAAAGACAATAAAACCGTTTACCTGATAAAAAGTTTTGTGTATCGAGACTCTTTTAGAAATGACGGAAGTTATCAGGACCCATTTTTTGGAAATTTGTCTGAATATATTTCAGAACATTTGGGTCCAAAAAATAATGTGGCCACCATAGGATCAGGGATTGGAGACAAAAAGCGCTTATATGGCAAGATGAAACATTTGCGTAAACAAGTGGCGTTTCCTTTTGAAAGCATGCTTCGGTATTCGGATGTGATTAAGCATGTATGTCTGCTGTCTTTTTTTTTGATTGCCAAACCTTTTAAAGTTAAAGGCCCGGTTGTTTTTTTGGGGTATGACATCGCGACGCTTTTGCGAGAGTCCCTCTCCTCAGGGGGATGGAGAGTGCCATTTGATCAATATATATATTATGCGGCCGGCAAACGGTTGGCCGCCTTATACTCCATGACTGTGTGCGCCATGACCTGCGAGGGAAATCCATGGGAACGGGCATTCATCTCAGGGATTCGAAGTGTTAATCCTGAGGCGCGAATCATAGGATATCAACATTCCGTTATCCCGCAAGCCGCCGCAAATATGTTTCAAAGCTCAAGAGAGCTGAAAAGAAATCCTTTGCCGGATGCTATCCTGACAACAGGCAAGACGCCCGCTGATATTTTACGGAAACACAGCGCATTCCCTGGAAAGCGGATATATATTTCAAGCGCCCTCCGATACAGTTATCTGGATGCGATAGAGCCAGGAGAAAAAAAACGCGCTGTCAATGGAAACGAACGAATTCTGGTCGCCCTGTGCGGTGTGATGGACACTTTGCCGCTGGCAAGATATGCAATCAAACAGGCCCTCGCGAACCCGGCCCTGAAAATCCTTGCGCGCGCCCATCCCGCTTTGCCTTTTGACAGGCTTAAACCTTTTATCGAAAAGAACGGCGCTGTCCCGGAAAATATGGAAATATCGTTTTCTTCCACATTGAAGGAAGACATTTTAGAATGTGACGCCATTTTATACTGGGGAAGCAGCGTGGCTCTTGAGGGGATTAGGCTTGGCAAACCGGCAATCCATTTTAATCAGGATGATTTTCTTAGTTATGACCCATTGTTTGAGTTGAAAGAATTTAAGTGGACGATCAAGGACAACGAAGACATTACAGATGTAATGAATCAAATTCATATGATTCCGGATAAAGAATTTCAAAATTTGAGGTCTCGGGCCCGTCGTTATGTGATGTCATATCACAATCCGGTGACCCAAGATTCTTTGCGTCATTTTATGATGTATTGA